A genomic segment from Leopardus geoffroyi isolate Oge1 chromosome A2, O.geoffroyi_Oge1_pat1.0, whole genome shotgun sequence encodes:
- the LOC123606860 gene encoding translation initiation factor IF-2-like: MLATALPPPKGRGPLATHREVIRKNGNSAVARSDMCLGVHRRRPGLELQPCSPHRQPHHLGAHPACASFKRQPRLSLLRFSPPKRYWNVKPGGLTPTWWQAKRSDVPAERVTQIRKARRRGGLACNPPPQNGRPPGPWSPGLAARVARPPPPPPHERGPQPVSPRCGAPASGPRPRVPGLLCLPLAGSGSRRSSAGRGRPTPGPKAGARGAQAGVGASARPLGPLTN, from the coding sequence ATGCTGGCaactgcccttcccccccccaaagGAAGAGGCCCACTTGCCACCCACAGAGAGGTGATCCGTAAGAACGGTAACTCGGCCGTTGCGCGGAGTGACATGTGCCTAGGGGTGCATCGGAGGCGTCCAGGACTGGAactccagccctgctccccccaccGCCAACCTCACCACCTCGGAGCCCACCCAGCCTGTGCCTCCTTCAAGCGCCAGCCGCGCCTTTCCCTGCTTCGTTTCTCCCCACCAAAGCGGTACTGGAATGTTAAGCCTGGAGGGCTGACCCCCACTTGGTGGCAAGCCAAGCGCAGTGACGTGCCTGCAGAGAGAGTTACCCAGATCCGCAAAGCCCGGAGAAGAGGTGGCCTTGCCTGCAATCCCCCGCCCCAGAACGGTCGCCCTCCGGggccctggagccctgggctggCGGCGAGGGtggcccggccgccgccgcctcccccgcACGAGCGAGGCCCGCAGCCGGTTTCTCCCCGCTGCGGCGCGCCGGCCTCGGGCCCGCGACCTCGCGTCCCGgggcttctctgcctccccctggcGGGCAGCGGCAGCCGGCGGAGCTCGGCCGGGAGGGGGCGCCCGACCCCCGGCCCGAAGGCGGGAGCGCGCGGTGCGCAGGCCGGGGTCGGCGCCAGCGCGCGCCCGCTCGGACCGCTCACTAACTGA